The genomic interval CTTCCGCAACCCGTTCATCAATTACCTTCTTGGCTATTTTGCGCAACTTAAGGCCAAATGCCATATTTTCTCTTACTGTCATATGAGGATATAAGGCGTAGTTCTGAAATACCATGGCAATGTCCCTATCTTTAGGGTGAACATTCGTCACGTCTCTGTCTCCGATATATATTCTCCCTTCAGTTATCTCCTCAAGGCCTGCTATCATACGGAGGGTTGTCGTTTTTCCACAACCTGAAGGACCGACAAGAACAAGAAACTCCCTATCTTTTGCTTCCAAATTCGACTTATGAACCACAATATTATCATCAAATTTTTTTGTTACATTTTCGAGTAAGACTCTAGCCATTGGCCATATTCCCCTTTCAGAAGATCACTATTTAATTTGTGAAGAAAGATCTACACATTCTATTGCGGCTAGTGCTGCATCCCAGCCTTTATTACCTGATTTTGTACCAGCACGCTCTATTGCCTGCTCAATCGTATCAGTTGTAAGCACACCAAAAATCACAGGAACGTCTTCAGTTAAGGATACATGAGCTACCCCTTTTGATACTTCTGCCGCAACATAATCAAAATGAGGAGTGCTCCCTCTGATAACAGTTCCCAGACAGATTATTGCATCATATTTTTTCTTTGTAGCCAGCTTTTTAGCGAATAGAGGTATTTCAAAAGCACCAGGAACCCAGATTATTTCGATATTTTCATCCTGACCGCCATGGCGTGATAGGCAATCTACTGTTCCTTCGAGTAATTTCTGAGATATAAAAGAATTAAATCTGGCAACTATAACTGCAAATTTTTTCCCGGTTGCAGATAATTGTCCTTCAAATACCTTAGGCATCTATTTTCTCCGTCTATAATTATTAAATTGAGGAACTAAAAA from Candidatus Margulisiibacteriota bacterium carries:
- a CDS encoding 6,7-dimethyl-8-ribityllumazine synthase, with translation MPKVFEGQLSATGKKFAVIVARFNSFISQKLLEGTVDCLSRHGGQDENIEIIWVPGAFEIPLFAKKLATKKKYDAIICLGTVIRGSTPHFDYVAAEVSKGVAHVSLTEDVPVIFGVLTTDTIEQAIERAGTKSGNKGWDAALAAIECVDLSSQIK